A window of Ignavibacteriales bacterium contains these coding sequences:
- the nadS gene encoding NadS family protein: MNDKLFNELLTSIKQGGEILHGSRKAKRVFNFDDPDVKTIREHYGLSQDKFAKLLGISAGTLRNWEQGRRKPDGPARVLLCVAAKHPDAILDSLYSS, encoded by the coding sequence ATGAATGATAAATTATTTAATGAATTACTTACAAGTATAAAACAAGGTGGTGAAATCTTACACGGCTCTAGAAAAGCAAAACGTGTTTTTAATTTTGATGATCCAGATGTTAAAACAATAAGAGAACATTATGGTTTATCGCAAGATAAATTTGCTAAGCTGCTTGGAATAAGTGCTGGAACCTTGCGGAATTGGGAACAAGGTAGAAGAAAACCAGATGGTCCAGCAAGAGTATTACTTTGCGTAGCAGCTAAACATCCAGATGCAATTCTTGATTCTCTTTATAGTTCCTAA
- a CDS encoding cupin domain-containing protein: MKLKNIFSELPDSNLEEIFESLLEKENIRIERIVSTGQSSPDGFWYEQEMNEWVILLKGSASILFESEEEERLLTTGDYIYIPAQVKHRVNWTDKNQETIWLAVHFR; encoded by the coding sequence ATGAAATTAAAAAATATATTTTCGGAATTGCCAGATTCTAACCTTGAAGAAATTTTTGAAAGTTTGCTTGAAAAAGAAAACATTAGGATAGAGAGAATAGTTTCTACCGGACAATCATCTCCGGATGGATTTTGGTATGAACAGGAAATGAACGAATGGGTGATTCTGCTTAAAGGTTCAGCTTCTATTTTATTCGAAAGTGAAGAAGAAGAAAGATTATTAACAACGGGAGATTATATTTATATTCCTGCCCAAGTAAAACACCGGGTAAATTGGACAGATAAAAATCAAGAAACAATTTGGCTGGCTGTTCATTTTAGATAG
- a CDS encoding phosphatase PAP2 family protein — translation MLDFFYSIDVTIFYFINQTLANPFFDKFFVFITEVKNWYIAFVILWLICFFKGGRLGKVAAIGSIFLVIVSDQFSSFFVKNLVERIRPCNILPGVRDLTGCSSSFSFPSSHAVNNFAAAVFFYKFFPTLKWILFIVATLIAFSRVYVGRHYPSDIVGGAIIGAAIGYVMAFLSLKINDYIVAKYNSFTEKK, via the coding sequence ATGCTCGATTTTTTTTATTCCATCGATGTAACTATTTTCTATTTTATTAACCAAACGCTTGCCAATCCTTTTTTTGATAAATTTTTTGTTTTTATAACTGAGGTTAAAAATTGGTACATAGCTTTTGTTATTCTATGGTTAATTTGTTTTTTTAAGGGCGGTAGATTGGGTAAAGTGGCGGCTATTGGTTCAATATTTTTGGTTATAGTTTCGGATCAATTTAGTAGTTTTTTTGTTAAGAATTTAGTTGAAAGAATTCGTCCTTGTAACATTCTTCCAGGTGTAAGAGATCTTACTGGTTGTTCAAGCAGTTTTTCCTTTCCATCTTCTCACGCGGTAAATAATTTTGCTGCGGCTGTATTTTTCTATAAATTTTTCCCAACCCTAAAGTGGATTTTATTTATTGTTGCTACACTAATTGCATTTTCAAGAGTTTATGTTGGAAGACATTATCCTTCTGATATTGTTGGTGGAGCTATTATTGGTGCGGCAATTGGTTATGTAATGGCGTTTTTATCACTTAAAATTAACGATTACATTGTTGCTAAATATAATTCCTTTACTGAAAAAAAATAA
- a CDS encoding YbaK/EbsC family protein, translated as MPAKKLKEFLDKNKIKYVSIKHSPAFTAQEIAESAHITGKCFAKTVIVKIDGKMAMAVLPAKYLVDIDLLKETTGAEFADLATEQEFEDQFPGCEVGAMPPFGNLYGMDVFVAETLTKDEEIAFSAGTHTEVIKLPFKDFERLVKPKVISFSLK; from the coding sequence ATGCCAGCAAAGAAGTTGAAAGAATTCCTGGATAAAAATAAAATTAAATACGTTAGTATTAAGCACTCACCAGCCTTCACCGCACAGGAAATTGCTGAATCAGCGCACATTACTGGAAAATGTTTTGCTAAAACTGTTATTGTAAAGATAGATGGCAAAATGGCGATGGCAGTTTTACCTGCCAAATATTTGGTTGACATTGATCTGTTGAAAGAAACAACTGGGGCAGAATTTGCGGATTTAGCAACTGAACAGGAATTTGAAGATCAATTTCCAGGATGTGAAGTTGGGGCAATGCCGCCCTTTGGTAATCTTTATGGTATGGATGTCTTTGTTGCAGAAACATTAACTAAAGATGAAGAAATTGCTTTTAGTGCTGGAACCCATACGGAAGTTATTAAACTTCCCTTCAAGGATTTTGAAAGATTAGTTAAACCGAAGGTAATAAGTTTTTCGTTGAAATAA
- a CDS encoding GNAT family protein codes for MQSELFDTDIMISRYYLEDVDRLYEAVRESVDEVSIWLPWCHPNYSKQEAVDYINFQMDAWDYGNEFSFKILDRKNGKLIGGVGLNQFIKEHKTVNLGYWIRSGYTGKGIATTAAILCAKFGFDEIGINRIEIIAAVENFASIKVAEKTGARKDCILRNRLLIHDKIYDAVLFSLIPEDFSNKIIS; via the coding sequence ATGCAAAGCGAGTTGTTTGATACAGACATTATGATTAGCCGTTACTACCTTGAAGATGTAGACAGGCTTTATGAAGCGGTGAGAGAATCGGTTGATGAAGTTTCTATTTGGCTTCCTTGGTGCCATCCAAATTATTCTAAACAGGAGGCTGTTGATTATATCAATTTCCAAATGGATGCCTGGGATTATGGTAATGAATTTAGCTTTAAAATTCTTGATAGAAAAAATGGAAAATTGATTGGTGGAGTTGGATTAAACCAGTTTATTAAAGAGCATAAAACAGTAAACCTTGGTTACTGGATTAGATCAGGTTATACTGGAAAGGGAATTGCTACAACTGCTGCAATTCTTTGTGCAAAATTTGGATTTGATGAAATTGGGATAAATAGGATTGAAATAATTGCAGCGGTTGAAAACTTTGCAAGCATTAAAGTAGCAGAAAAAACCGGAGCCAGAAAAGATTGTATTTTAAGAAATAGGTTGCTCATCCATGATAAAATATATGATGCTGTTTTATTTTCATTAATTCCTGAAGATTTTAGCAACAAAATTATTTCCTGA
- a CDS encoding outer membrane beta-barrel protein, giving the protein MKKLLVISIILFLLSANSSFYAQGKISRSNYKLGGNVTFSSSSSEDDYHKYTALSFDAYPSFSFLITDHLEIGTSISFYYFEDKYEPKNGGGYNQKYFSRNFGIGPMIRYYIQAGSIFPFVGAEFRYATNKLTGDNKEEGRDFSFYTGIDFFLSSSVAVEPIIKYTISNNQFYERNTFSVGVGINYFITK; this is encoded by the coding sequence ATGAAAAAACTATTAGTAATTTCCATCATTCTTTTTTTATTAAGTGCTAATTCCAGTTTTTATGCTCAGGGAAAAATTTCCAGGAGTAATTATAAGCTTGGAGGCAATGTTACATTTTCATCCTCAAGTAGTGAAGATGATTATCATAAATACACTGCCCTCTCGTTCGATGCCTACCCATCATTTTCCTTTCTTATAACGGATCATTTAGAAATTGGCACTAGTATTAGTTTTTACTACTTCGAAGATAAATATGAACCCAAAAACGGAGGTGGTTACAATCAAAAGTATTTTAGTAGGAACTTTGGCATTGGTCCAATGATACGCTATTATATTCAAGCTGGCAGTATATTCCCTTTTGTCGGCGCTGAATTCAGATATGCGACAAATAAATTAACAGGTGATAACAAAGAAGAAGGTAGAGATTTTAGTTTTTATACTGGAATTGATTTTTTTCTTTCCTCAAGTGTAGCAGTTGAACCGATTATTAAATATACAATTTCGAATAATCAATTCTACGAGCGGAATACTTTTAGTGTTGGTGTTGGTATTAATTATTTCATTACTAAATGA
- a CDS encoding S46 family peptidase: MKNILSKNLGKVLLITSALFMYGCSGSTDFNKYSLYNGINLDTVKAGRFDTGKMWTFDNPPVEYFNQTYGFKPSEQWLEKVRKSALRFASYCSASFVSEDGLIMTNDHCGRASVTAVTKEGEDLQETSFFAEKLEDERLVKDLFVDQLVSIKDVTKEVQNAIAAGKTDEEKISNKSKIIEEITSKFKKESGLEASVVTLYNGGKYSLYAYKRYKDVRLVFAPETQLGFFGGDFDNFTYPRYNLDVTFFRVYDDSGKPLKSENYFKWSPKSAMDGEAIFVVGNPGRTNRLNTISQLEYFRDIQYPTILKMLNGIVEVYEQTIKDNPAKADKLMDRLYGYTNSQKVYIGEIKGLNDPYLMARKKDFEKTFRSAVEANPKLESEYGDAWENISNLRNEIRKYSKTITAYSLSPLLKSAYFDIAKNVITLANQLQKPENDRLPQYQAALLDSTIDSIFPKDFDKMYNDRLLKVHADIIIDNLGKDNELVQRLFGNKKGKEAADFILNKSKLVSKESLQEFLKNTPEQILNSDDPFIYFLLNTQDKLAECRAKVKELTNKEEVYNQKLGRAIFEVYGTSIPPDATFTLRIADGVVQGYDYNGTKAPAKTTFYGMYDRFYSFQEKYPWNLPERWKKPPAEFDISTPFNFISTNDIIGGNSGSPVINKNAEIVGLAFDGNMESLPGNFIFTTELNRCLSVASDGMMECIKNLYKATRLSDELKQGKIPEKYLIKSEEEKK, translated from the coding sequence ATGAAAAATATACTATCCAAAAATCTGGGGAAAGTTTTATTAATTACTTCTGCACTTTTTATGTATGGCTGTTCTGGTTCTACAGATTTCAATAAATATTCCTTATACAATGGAATTAACCTGGATACAGTTAAAGCCGGGCGCTTTGATACAGGCAAAATGTGGACGTTCGATAATCCTCCAGTGGAATATTTTAACCAGACATATGGATTTAAACCTTCCGAACAATGGTTAGAAAAAGTAAGGAAATCTGCCCTTAGGTTTGCTTCTTACTGTTCTGCATCTTTTGTTTCTGAAGATGGACTAATTATGACAAATGACCATTGTGGTAGAGCCAGTGTAACTGCAGTTACAAAAGAAGGGGAAGACCTTCAGGAAACAAGTTTCTTTGCCGAAAAGCTTGAAGATGAACGACTTGTAAAAGATTTATTTGTTGATCAGCTTGTTTCTATTAAAGATGTAACCAAGGAAGTTCAAAATGCAATTGCTGCAGGTAAAACTGATGAGGAAAAAATATCTAATAAATCTAAAATAATTGAAGAGATTACTTCCAAATTTAAAAAGGAATCCGGTTTAGAAGCATCTGTTGTTACACTTTATAACGGAGGTAAATATTCGTTGTATGCCTATAAAAGATATAAAGATGTTCGCCTGGTATTTGCACCGGAAACACAGCTTGGCTTTTTTGGTGGCGATTTTGATAATTTTACTTATCCACGCTACAACCTTGATGTAACTTTCTTCCGTGTTTATGATGACAGCGGTAAACCATTAAAATCAGAAAATTATTTTAAGTGGAGTCCCAAAAGTGCAATGGATGGTGAAGCAATTTTTGTTGTTGGCAATCCTGGCAGAACTAATCGCTTAAACACGATTTCTCAACTTGAATACTTCCGTGATATTCAATATCCAACCATATTAAAAATGTTAAATGGTATTGTTGAAGTTTATGAGCAAACTATAAAAGATAATCCTGCAAAGGCTGATAAATTAATGGATCGTTTGTATGGCTACACAAATTCTCAGAAAGTTTATATTGGTGAAATAAAAGGATTAAATGATCCTTACCTTATGGCGCGGAAAAAAGATTTTGAAAAAACATTTAGATCAGCCGTTGAAGCAAATCCAAAACTAGAATCTGAATACGGTGATGCCTGGGAAAATATTTCAAATCTGCGAAATGAAATACGAAAGTATTCCAAAACTATCACCGCTTATTCTTTAAGTCCTCTTCTTAAATCAGCATATTTTGATATAGCTAAAAATGTTATTACGCTTGCCAATCAATTACAAAAACCTGAGAATGATAGATTGCCTCAATATCAAGCTGCTCTTTTGGATTCAACTATTGACTCTATTTTTCCAAAGGATTTTGATAAAATGTATAATGACAGATTATTAAAAGTCCACGCTGATATAATTATTGATAACCTTGGCAAAGATAATGAACTGGTTCAAAGACTTTTTGGTAATAAAAAAGGTAAAGAAGCAGCAGATTTTATTTTGAACAAATCAAAACTAGTTTCAAAAGAATCGCTTCAGGAATTTTTGAAAAACACACCTGAGCAAATACTTAATTCGGATGATCCTTTTATTTATTTTTTATTGAACACGCAGGATAAATTGGCTGAGTGCAGAGCTAAGGTAAAAGAATTGACAAATAAAGAAGAAGTTTATAATCAAAAATTAGGCAGAGCAATATTTGAAGTTTATGGTACTTCAATTCCACCAGATGCAACCTTTACTTTAAGAATTGCCGATGGAGTTGTTCAGGGCTATGATTATAACGGTACCAAGGCTCCGGCTAAAACAACTTTTTATGGAATGTACGATAGATTCTATTCATTCCAGGAAAAATATCCCTGGAATTTACCTGAAAGATGGAAGAAGCCGCCAGCAGAGTTTGATATTTCTACACCGTTCAATTTCATTTCTACTAATGATATTATTGGAGGAAATTCTGGCAGCCCGGTAATAAATAAAAATGCAGAAATTGTTGGTCTTGCATTCGATGGCAATATGGAAAGTTTACCAGGTAACTTTATTTTTACCACTGAATTAAATCGCTGTTTAAGTGTTGCTTCTGATGGAATGATGGAGTGCATTAAGAATCTTTATAAGGCAACACGTCTTAGTGATGAATTAAAGCAAGGAAAGATTCCGGAAAAATATTTAATAAAAAGTGAAGAAGAGAAAAAGTAA
- a CDS encoding phosphomannomutase, translated as MEKISAIKAYDIRGKVPGELSADLAYKIGRAYTKLIKCKTVVIGHDIRKSSEELSVALANGFNDSGVNVIDIGLCGTEMIYFATPFLNADGGIMITASHNPPEYNGMKFVKRDSVPVGYETGLNKIERMILGNEFDELSKYKGNVIKEDVMTPFIQNLKKFYNSEKIKPFKVVVNGGNGCVGLALDSIENDLPIKMIKVFTNPDSNFPNGVPNPLLPENRQPTIDAVIKNKADLGVAWDGDYDRCFFFDEKGNFIEGYYIVGLLAKSILKKHPGENIVHDPRLVWNTIKIVEANGGNPVQSISGHAFIKAKMREVNSIYGGEMSAHHYFRDNSYSDSGMIPFLLVLQLMSEENKTFSQLVEEMVNEFPCSGEINSTISDAAAKIKELDSMYTGGKKDYSDGLSVEYEDWRFNVRMSNTEPIIRLNVETKRNIKLLNEKTEELLKAIRSK; from the coding sequence ATGGAAAAAATTTCCGCCATTAAAGCATATGATATTAGAGGAAAAGTGCCCGGTGAATTGAGCGCTGATTTAGCATACAAAATCGGTAGGGCATACACAAAACTTATAAAATGCAAAACCGTGGTCATTGGTCACGATATCAGAAAATCTTCTGAAGAATTATCTGTAGCGTTAGCTAATGGATTTAATGATAGCGGTGTTAACGTTATAGATATTGGTCTTTGCGGTACAGAAATGATTTATTTCGCTACCCCATTTTTAAATGCCGATGGTGGAATTATGATAACCGCAAGCCACAATCCACCTGAGTATAATGGAATGAAATTCGTAAAAAGAGACTCTGTTCCGGTTGGCTATGAAACTGGCTTAAATAAAATTGAACGAATGATTTTGGGAAATGAATTCGATGAACTTAGTAAATACAAAGGAAATGTTATTAAGGAAGATGTTATGACTCCTTTCATCCAAAATCTAAAAAAGTTTTATAATAGCGAAAAGATTAAACCGTTTAAAGTTGTTGTAAATGGCGGCAATGGTTGTGTTGGCTTAGCTTTAGATTCTATAGAAAATGATTTGCCAATTAAGATGATTAAAGTATTTACCAATCCCGATTCAAATTTTCCAAATGGAGTTCCTAATCCGCTTCTACCGGAAAACAGGCAGCCAACAATTGATGCAGTAATTAAAAATAAAGCTGATTTGGGTGTAGCCTGGGATGGAGATTACGATCGATGTTTTTTCTTTGATGAAAAAGGGAATTTTATTGAAGGATATTATATTGTAGGTTTGCTGGCAAAATCAATACTTAAGAAACATCCGGGTGAAAATATTGTACATGATCCAAGATTAGTTTGGAATACAATTAAAATAGTGGAAGCAAATGGTGGAAACCCAGTTCAATCAATTAGTGGACATGCATTTATAAAAGCAAAGATGCGTGAAGTAAATTCAATTTACGGCGGTGAAATGTCTGCGCATCATTACTTTAGAGATAATTCTTATTCAGATAGTGGAATGATTCCATTCCTTCTGGTTTTGCAGCTTATGTCTGAAGAAAATAAAACTTTTTCTCAATTAGTTGAAGAAATGGTTAATGAATTTCCTTGTTCCGGAGAAATCAATTCAACTATTTCTGATGCAGCGGCTAAAATTAAAGAACTTGATTCAATGTACACTGGCGGTAAAAAAGATTATTCTGATGGACTTAGCGTAGAATATGAAGATTGGCGATTTAATGTTAGAATGTCTAACACCGAACCAATTATTCGCCTTAATGTAGAAACGAAGCGAAATATTAAATTATTGAATGAAAAAACTGAGGAGTTGCTAAAAGCAATTAGATCTAAATAA
- the rocD gene encoding ornithine--oxo-acid transaminase yields MTSQDYIHLEEKYGAHNYHPLPVVIAKGKGVFVWDVEGKRYYDFLSAYSAVNQGHCHPKIIATMIDQAKTLTLTSRAFFNDQLGVYAKFITEYFGYDKVLPMNSGAEADETALKLCRKWAYQKKGIKENEARIVVCEGNFHGRTITIISMSSDPDAYNEYGPYTPGFIKIPYNDLSALENVLQDPNVAGFLVEPIQGEAGVFVPDEGYISKAYQMCKAKNVLFIADEVQTGIARTGKLLACDHENVKPDVLILGKALSGGTMPISAVLANDDIMLCIKPGEHGSTFGGNPLAARVAITSLEIVKDEKLAKNAEKLGKLFRDEARKIKNEMIELVRGKGLLNAIVIKPMNGKEAWDICLKMRDYGLLAKPTHNHIIRFAPPLVITEEQVMEAIEIIKKSINEISSN; encoded by the coding sequence ATGACTTCTCAAGATTATATTCATTTAGAAGAAAAATACGGCGCTCATAACTATCATCCACTGCCGGTTGTAATTGCAAAAGGTAAAGGAGTTTTTGTTTGGGATGTTGAAGGAAAAAGATACTACGATTTTCTTTCAGCATATTCGGCAGTTAACCAGGGGCATTGTCATCCTAAGATAATTGCAACAATGATTGACCAGGCAAAAACTTTAACTCTAACTTCCCGTGCGTTTTTTAATGATCAATTAGGCGTTTATGCAAAATTTATAACCGAATACTTCGGCTATGATAAAGTTCTTCCAATGAACTCCGGCGCAGAAGCAGATGAAACAGCTTTGAAGTTATGCAGAAAGTGGGCTTATCAAAAGAAAGGAATAAAAGAGAATGAAGCCAGGATTGTTGTATGCGAGGGAAATTTCCACGGCAGAACAATTACAATTATTTCTATGTCCAGCGATCCTGATGCTTATAATGAATATGGACCTTACACTCCCGGATTTATAAAAATTCCTTATAACGATTTATCAGCATTAGAAAATGTTTTGCAGGATCCAAACGTTGCGGGATTTTTGGTAGAGCCAATTCAAGGCGAGGCAGGAGTTTTTGTTCCGGATGAAGGTTACATTTCCAAAGCGTACCAAATGTGTAAAGCAAAAAATGTTTTGTTCATTGCAGATGAAGTACAAACAGGCATTGCGCGAACCGGGAAACTGCTTGCCTGCGATCATGAGAACGTTAAACCAGATGTGTTAATTTTAGGAAAGGCGCTTTCTGGTGGCACAATGCCAATTTCTGCTGTGTTAGCAAATGATGATATAATGCTTTGTATTAAACCTGGTGAGCACGGCTCTACATTTGGCGGAAATCCATTAGCTGCACGTGTTGCAATTACTTCGCTTGAAATTGTTAAAGATGAAAAGCTTGCCAAGAACGCTGAAAAATTGGGAAAATTATTTAGGGATGAAGCGCGGAAAATTAAAAATGAAATGATTGAGCTTGTACGAGGTAAAGGTTTGTTGAATGCAATTGTAATTAAACCAATGAACGGCAAGGAAGCGTGGGATATTTGCTTGAAGATGCGTGATTATGGTTTACTTGCAAAACCAACACACAATCATATAATCCGTTTTGCTCCACCACTTGTTATAACTGAAGAACAGGTTATGGAAGCAATTGAAATTATTAAGAAATCAATTAATGAAATAAGCAGCAACTGA
- a CDS encoding PspC domain-containing protein translates to MKQLRRSHNKMIAGVCAGIAEYLNLDYSLVRIVYVLVSIFSAAFPGILVYIILWVVIPEKE, encoded by the coding sequence ATGAAACAATTGCGTCGTTCTCATAATAAAATGATTGCTGGCGTTTGTGCTGGTATAGCTGAGTACTTAAACCTCGATTATTCTCTTGTTAGAATTGTTTATGTTCTGGTATCCATTTTCAGTGCTGCTTTTCCAGGAATACTTGTTTATATAATTCTTTGGGTTGTTATTCCGGAAAAGGAATAA
- a CDS encoding GNAT family N-acetyltransferase: METENQSSKLKIVSARKEDVTIVISFIKQLAEYEKLSNDVTATEELLTKTLFSPGSVAKVLLAYYDDAPAGFAIYFFNFSTFVGKPGLYLEDVFVKPHLRGKGIGKAILVHLAKIAIEKDCGRFEWSVLNWNKPSIEFYKNLGAKPLEEWKVFRLDGKALEKLSKSN; encoded by the coding sequence ATGGAAACAGAGAATCAAAGTTCGAAATTAAAAATTGTTTCTGCACGTAAGGAAGATGTAACAATTGTTATTTCGTTTATTAAGCAATTAGCTGAATACGAAAAATTATCTAATGATGTTACCGCCACTGAAGAATTATTGACTAAGACATTATTTAGTCCTGGTTCAGTAGCGAAAGTTCTGCTTGCTTATTATGATGATGCACCAGCAGGATTTGCAATTTATTTTTTCAACTTTTCTACATTCGTGGGTAAACCAGGTTTATATCTGGAAGATGTTTTTGTAAAGCCACATCTTAGAGGAAAAGGAATTGGAAAAGCTATTCTTGTTCATCTTGCAAAAATTGCCATTGAAAAGGATTGTGGAAGATTTGAGTGGTCAGTTTTGAATTGGAATAAACCTTCAATTGAATTCTATAAAAATCTGGGAGCTAAACCGTTGGAAGAATGGAAAGTATTTCGATTAGATGGTAAGGCTCTTGAGAAATTATCAAAATCAAATTGA
- a CDS encoding ATP-binding protein: MNKVNSSFANYIYKIELPFSSKRYERVKDELEKLLISPLKVISMLVTIAGIFALIFEVKYFANHATQIYLVRLTQTLIGFGVLAYSFFFHKKDNRVILVHLLLLTIVLVSAIMIYLIPTTLQFNSHIAGLIIFTSALFLSWEVKNQIVVAIYYNLVFSSAIFLNNATIYFIPNIFESIIFILFLGMLSIVASAVNFKMRIDLAEKSFRIEISERKFHSLFDNSAEGIFQTEYNGKFIISNPALVNMLGYSSMEELSNINVENDLYIKPEDKRILFNLCKDQGEVKNYRINLKKKDGNEIIVSLNNKLMIDEETQEYYCEGNLHDITKEVYLERERRLVEDELRIEKNKSDRLAKEALKASDAKSTFLANMSHEIRTPMNGVLGYLELVEQDAYESPEELKQFVSRARSAASSLLDIINNILDISKIEAGRMELEEIDFSLREVLDESISIVSSLADEKSLKINCNIADDVPLLLIGDPVRLRQIFANLLSNAIKFTLKGKIAINISLNEMQNGHVFILSSVKDEGIGIPKNKLDLLFKPFSQVDSSYKRIYGGTGLGLRICKEFIHLMGGDIYVESEEGKGSNFFFSAKFKLRKDLLIKKPDNYEEKISHSSASIEELKLLRSRYYVLIVEDNEINNSFQAKILMDAGYNVTTAKNGREALTLAKGSRYDLIAMDIVMPEMDGFEATNSIREIDVRYKNIPIIVITAVALKEEADKFLSAGMDDIIYKPFSLKYYLEKIDKWLRIQNHSVVK; this comes from the coding sequence ATGAATAAGGTGAATAGTTCCTTTGCTAATTATATCTATAAAATAGAACTTCCTTTCTCTTCCAAAAGATACGAACGTGTTAAGGACGAATTAGAAAAACTATTAATTTCCCCCTTAAAAGTTATTTCGATGCTGGTTACTATAGCCGGTATATTTGCTCTAATATTTGAAGTTAAATATTTTGCTAATCATGCAACTCAAATATATTTAGTACGGTTAACACAAACTTTAATTGGATTTGGGGTTTTGGCATATTCATTTTTTTTCCACAAAAAGGATAACCGAGTAATACTTGTCCACCTACTTTTGCTTACTATTGTGCTTGTATCGGCAATAATGATCTATCTGATCCCAACTACGCTTCAATTTAATTCCCATATTGCCGGCTTAATAATATTTACATCAGCATTGTTTTTAAGTTGGGAAGTAAAGAACCAAATAGTTGTAGCCATTTATTACAACCTGGTCTTTTCTTCAGCCATTTTTCTTAACAATGCCACCATCTACTTCATCCCAAATATTTTTGAATCAATAATCTTTATTTTATTCCTTGGCATGCTTTCCATTGTTGCCAGCGCAGTAAATTTTAAAATGAGAATTGATCTTGCTGAAAAATCATTCAGGATAGAAATTTCAGAAAGGAAATTTCATTCCTTATTCGATAATTCTGCGGAAGGTATCTTTCAGACGGAATATAATGGAAAATTTATAATTTCAAATCCGGCATTAGTTAATATGCTTGGATACAGTTCGATGGAAGAACTTTCAAATATAAATGTTGAAAATGACCTTTATATTAAACCTGAGGATAAACGTATTCTATTCAATCTCTGTAAAGATCAGGGAGAAGTTAAAAATTATAGAATTAATTTAAAGAAGAAAGACGGAAATGAAATAATTGTTTCCTTAAATAATAAATTAATGATTGATGAAGAAACTCAGGAATACTATTGTGAAGGAAATCTGCACGATATTACAAAAGAAGTTTATCTTGAACGGGAACGACGTCTTGTAGAAGATGAGTTAAGAATTGAAAAAAATAAATCTGATCGACTTGCAAAAGAAGCATTAAAAGCAAGCGATGCTAAAAGTACTTTTTTGGCAAATATGAGCCACGAAATTAGAACACCAATGAACGGAGTGCTTGGCTACCTTGAATTAGTTGAGCAAGATGCATATGAAAGTCCGGAAGAATTAAAGCAATTCGTTTCCAGAGCGCGAAGTGCAGCTTCCTCACTTTTAGATATTATTAATAACATTCTGGACATCTCTAAAATTGAAGCCGGAAGAATGGAATTAGAAGAAATTGATTTTAGTCTAAGGGAAGTATTGGATGAATCGATTTCCATTGTATCTTCTTTAGCTGATGAGAAATCTTTAAAAATAAACTGCAACATTGCCGATGATGTTCCTCTTCTTCTAATTGGCGATCCTGTTCGCCTAAGACAGATATTTGCCAATTTATTAAGTAATGCAATCAAATTTACTCTTAAAGGAAAAATTGCAATTAATATTTCTCTTAATGAAATGCAAAATGGACACGTTTTTATACTCTCATCAGTTAAAGATGAAGGAATTGGTATACCAAAAAATAAATTAGATCTTTTGTTCAAACCTTTTTCCCAGGTAGACAGCTCATATAAAAGAATATACGGAGGTACCGGTTTAGGTTTAAGGATTTGTAAAGAATTTATCCATTTAATGGGTGGAGATATTTATGTAGAAAGTGAAGAAGGTAAAGGAAGTAACTTTTTCTTTTCGGCTAAATTTAAATTGAGAAAAGATTTACTGATAAAAAAACCTGATAATTATGAAGAAAAAATCTCACACTCCTCTGCCTCGATTGAGGAATTAAAGTTATTGCGAAGCAGGTATTATGTTTTAATAGTAGAAGACAATGAAATTAATAATTCTTTTCAGGCAAAAATACTTATGGATGCCGGTTATAATGTAACCACTGCTAAAAATGGGAGGGAGGCATTAACTTTAGCCAAAGGCAGCAGATATGATTTAATTGCAATGGATATTGTAATGCCCGAGATGGATGGATTTGAAGCTACAAATTCAATTAGAGAGATAGATGTCAGATATAAGAATATTCCGATTATTGTTATTACAGCGGTTGCATTAAAAGAAGAAGCAGATAAGTTTTTATCTGCGGGTATGGATGATATTATTTACAAACCATTCAGTCTAAAGTACTATCTGGAAAAAATTGATAAGTGGCTTAGAATACAGAATCATTCGGTTGTAAAATAA